A DNA window from Pseudodesulfovibrio thermohalotolerans contains the following coding sequences:
- a CDS encoding PAS domain S-box protein, translating to MLKRFRQSLIAKMILSGGVTLILCIFLWTGFNVYFFKRNVVSNAMSDINMVSDTIMLALHYAMMLDSEEDIKENINNISKQEEIESIRVYNKQGLIVFSNIPEEIGKVIGQDDPACNACHQYTPPPPTLPLSKRTRMVDSDHRQIMSIMTPIANSEGCSPGPCHVHSKDEQVLGLLDVTVNMDDKNSMILMFERANLGISVVVFAATFLALFAFSYRFIFRPIRRLIAATKGISGDNAYTDIDIEQVDEIGTLGQAFNMMGRRVSDKHRELLEQREEYRNLFDNVPCLVSVVDTDYRVIRHNSAYERHFGLPMGKRCWQVNKGRLEKCEACPVDRTFRDGMSHMSEESGMSKDGQPIHWIVYTSPVRNETGEVVAAMEMMIDITHRRELESKLAASEHRYHAIFDSIPNAVFVLDRQTLTILNCNDSSQEMYGWSQLEMRGRSFMNFFREGEAGDWEEAVRNQAEIELCTHVDKSGKSFFVFLSISPARFEGQETLIVTCTDVTRKIEAEQQLIQASKMTTLGEMSTGVAHELNQPLTILQAISNLLSRKVTNRTEVSPEIMREMAEGISTHVDRAAKIIEHMREFGRKSDLRTMPVQINEVLERGFEFFSQQLQVHNIRVIWELEEDLPLIMADSNRLEQVVINLLLNARDAIEDRWKGEKNNADKRILLQSFSTPERIVFRICDTGAGIPPAIRERLFEPFFTTKNVGKGTGLGLSISYGIINDYGGKIRATSWEEGGACFEIDFPKAECEL from the coding sequence ATGCTCAAGAGATTCCGTCAGAGCCTCATCGCAAAGATGATCCTGTCGGGCGGCGTGACGCTCATCCTGTGCATCTTCCTGTGGACCGGGTTCAACGTCTACTTTTTCAAGCGCAACGTGGTCTCCAACGCCATGTCGGACATCAATATGGTGTCCGACACGATCATGCTCGCCCTGCACTACGCGATGATGCTCGACAGCGAAGAGGACATCAAAGAGAACATCAACAATATCAGCAAGCAGGAGGAGATCGAGTCCATCCGCGTGTACAACAAGCAGGGACTCATCGTCTTCTCCAACATTCCCGAAGAGATAGGCAAGGTCATCGGCCAGGACGACCCCGCCTGCAACGCCTGTCACCAGTATACCCCGCCGCCTCCGACCCTGCCCCTGTCCAAACGCACCCGGATGGTCGATTCCGACCATCGGCAGATCATGTCCATAATGACCCCCATCGCCAACTCCGAGGGATGCTCCCCCGGCCCCTGCCACGTCCACTCCAAGGACGAACAGGTCCTCGGCCTTCTGGACGTGACCGTGAACATGGATGACAAGAACTCCATGATACTGATGTTCGAGCGGGCCAACCTCGGCATCTCCGTGGTGGTCTTCGCCGCCACCTTCCTGGCCCTGTTCGCCTTCTCCTACAGGTTCATCTTCCGCCCCATCAGGCGGCTCATCGCGGCCACCAAGGGAATCAGCGGCGACAACGCCTACACGGATATCGACATCGAACAGGTGGACGAAATCGGCACCCTGGGCCAAGCCTTCAACATGATGGGCAGGCGGGTCTCGGACAAGCACCGCGAGCTGCTCGAACAGCGCGAGGAGTACCGGAACCTGTTCGACAACGTGCCCTGCCTGGTTTCCGTGGTGGACACCGACTACCGTGTCATCCGTCACAACTCGGCCTATGAACGGCATTTCGGCCTGCCCATGGGCAAGCGATGCTGGCAGGTGAACAAGGGACGGCTCGAAAAATGCGAAGCCTGCCCGGTGGACCGCACCTTCCGCGACGGCATGTCGCACATGAGCGAGGAATCCGGCATGTCCAAGGACGGGCAGCCCATCCACTGGATCGTCTACACCTCGCCGGTCCGCAACGAGACGGGCGAGGTCGTGGCCGCCATGGAGATGATGATCGACATCACCCACCGCCGGGAACTCGAATCCAAGCTGGCCGCATCCGAGCACCGCTACCACGCCATTTTCGACTCCATCCCCAACGCGGTCTTCGTCCTCGACCGGCAGACGCTGACGATCCTGAACTGCAACGACTCTTCCCAGGAGATGTACGGCTGGAGCCAGCTCGAAATGCGCGGCCGCAGCTTCATGAACTTCTTCCGCGAAGGCGAGGCCGGAGACTGGGAAGAGGCCGTGCGCAACCAGGCGGAGATCGAGCTGTGCACCCATGTGGACAAGTCCGGCAAGTCGTTCTTCGTGTTCCTGAGCATCTCCCCCGCCCGTTTCGAGGGGCAAGAAACGCTGATCGTCACCTGCACGGACGTGACCCGCAAGATCGAGGCCGAGCAACAGCTCATCCAGGCCAGCAAAATGACCACCCTGGGCGAGATGTCCACCGGCGTGGCCCACGAGCTGAACCAGCCCCTGACCATCCTGCAGGCCATCTCCAACCTGCTCTCGCGCAAGGTGACGAACAGAACCGAGGTCTCCCCCGAGATCATGCGCGAGATGGCCGAAGGCATTTCCACCCACGTTGACCGGGCCGCCAAGATCATCGAGCACATGCGCGAATTCGGGCGCAAGTCCGACCTGCGGACCATGCCGGTGCAGATCAACGAGGTCCTGGAGCGCGGCTTCGAATTCTTCAGCCAGCAGCTCCAGGTGCACAACATCCGTGTCATCTGGGAATTGGAGGAGGACCTGCCCCTCATCATGGCCGACTCCAACCGCCTGGAGCAGGTGGTCATCAACCTCCTGCTCAACGCCCGCGACGCCATCGAGGACCGTTGGAAGGGCGAAAAGAACAACGCCGACAAGCGCATTCTGCTCCAGTCGTTCAGCACGCCCGAACGCATCGTCTTCCGCATCTGCGACACGGGCGCGGGCATTCCCCCGGCCATCCGCGAAAGGCTGTTCGAGCCGTTCTTCACCACCAAGAACGTGGGCAAGGGCACCGGACTGGGCCTGTCCATCTCCTACGGCATAATCAACGACTACGGCGGAAAGATTCGGGCCACCTCCTGGGAGGAGGGCGGCGCCTGCTTCGAAATCGACTTTCCCAAGGCGGAATGCGAGCTGTAG
- a CDS encoding RrF2 family transcriptional regulator — translation MKLTTRSRYGTRLLLDIALHSENGSPVPSKDTADREKLSLKYLEKLIKMLKQAGYVKGKRGPNGGNVLVREPEDISIGEVARILDGEEQVLGCEGDPSTCPRAAVCLKRSIWDDASMAMYKMLDSYSLADLMKDAYLCPMNPPKRDGE, via the coding sequence ATGAAACTGACTACACGCAGCCGATATGGCACACGATTGCTCCTGGACATCGCCCTGCATTCCGAGAACGGCAGCCCAGTGCCGAGCAAGGACACCGCCGATCGCGAGAAACTGTCCTTGAAGTACTTGGAAAAACTTATCAAAATGCTCAAGCAAGCGGGCTATGTGAAAGGCAAGCGCGGCCCCAACGGCGGCAACGTCCTGGTGCGCGAACCCGAAGACATTTCCATCGGCGAAGTGGCCCGCATACTGGACGGCGAGGAACAGGTCCTCGGCTGCGAAGGCGACCCGTCCACCTGTCCGCGCGCGGCCGTCTGCCTCAAGCGTTCCATCTGGGACGACGCCTCCATGGCCATGTACAAGATGCTGGACTCGTACTCGCTGGCGGACCTGATGAAGGACGCCTACCTGTGCCCGATGAACCCGCCCAAGCGCGACGGGGAGTAG
- a CDS encoding multiheme c-type cytochrome — protein sequence MYRRVTFTLAAMLAVIALTAIAAGAQNFPKVRELRMERATPPQGTACIECHKQETPGIFADWAMSRHAAAGITCLDCHQAQPGEQDISVAHEKYYSMGDLPMGEKQYFVPVAAAVTPKDCSRCHPDEAKQYSLSKHANTIEIMWKLDPWLNGGMNSDNERKTGCFYCHGTVLKMKDGKLDPDTWPNVGVGRLNMDGSLGSCTSCHTRHRFSVMEARKPETCGQCHLGPDHPQIEIFNESKHGDIYHAFKHEYNFDSAPGAWTPGVDYRAPTCAACHMSGSGDVATTHDVTERISWETQAPLTVRPSEFKPLPAATDWQVERDKMKNICSQCHGQSWIDDFYTQLDTAVEEYNEVYFKPAKKTLDELYEKGLLDKTKFFDEHLEVEYYELWHHEGRRARMGVAMMAPDYAWWHGFYECKHRYNKFMEEARHLIDTNTKAYRYPDFPNATGDPTRPAEIFGQ from the coding sequence ATGTATCGCAGAGTGACGTTCACCCTCGCCGCCATGCTGGCCGTCATCGCCCTGACCGCCATCGCCGCCGGTGCGCAGAATTTCCCCAAGGTCCGCGAACTGCGCATGGAACGGGCCACCCCGCCCCAGGGCACGGCCTGCATCGAATGCCACAAACAGGAAACCCCCGGCATCTTCGCCGACTGGGCCATGAGCCGCCACGCGGCGGCGGGCATCACCTGCCTGGACTGCCACCAGGCCCAGCCCGGCGAGCAGGACATCAGCGTGGCCCATGAAAAATACTACTCCATGGGCGACCTGCCCATGGGCGAGAAGCAGTACTTCGTGCCCGTGGCCGCCGCGGTCACGCCCAAGGACTGTTCCCGGTGCCACCCGGACGAGGCCAAGCAGTACTCCCTGAGCAAGCACGCCAACACCATTGAGATCATGTGGAAGCTCGACCCGTGGCTCAACGGCGGCATGAACTCCGACAACGAGCGCAAGACCGGCTGCTTCTACTGTCACGGCACGGTGCTCAAGATGAAGGATGGCAAGCTCGATCCCGACACCTGGCCCAACGTGGGCGTTGGCCGCCTGAATATGGACGGTTCGCTCGGCTCCTGCACAAGTTGCCACACCCGGCACCGCTTCTCGGTCATGGAGGCCCGCAAGCCCGAGACCTGCGGCCAGTGCCACCTTGGCCCGGACCATCCGCAGATCGAAATATTCAACGAATCCAAGCACGGCGACATCTACCACGCCTTCAAGCACGAATACAACTTCGACTCCGCTCCCGGCGCCTGGACTCCCGGCGTTGACTACCGCGCCCCGACCTGTGCCGCCTGCCACATGTCCGGCTCCGGCGACGTGGCCACCACCCACGACGTGACCGAACGGATCTCCTGGGAAACCCAGGCCCCGCTGACGGTCCGGCCGTCCGAGTTCAAGCCGCTTCCTGCGGCCACCGACTGGCAGGTCGAGCGCGACAAGATGAAGAACATTTGCAGCCAGTGCCATGGGCAGTCCTGGATCGACGACTTCTATACCCAGCTCGACACTGCGGTTGAGGAGTACAACGAGGTCTACTTCAAGCCCGCCAAGAAGACCCTGGACGAACTCTATGAAAAGGGGCTGCTCGACAAGACCAAGTTCTTCGACGAACACCTTGAAGTGGAATACTACGAGCTGTGGCACCACGAAGGCCGCCGGGCACGCATGGGCGTGGCCATGATGGCCCCGGACTACGCATGGTGGCATGGTTTCTACGAGTGCAAGCACCGCTACAACAAGTTCATGGAGGAGGCGCGCCACCTCATCGACACCAATACCAAGGCATACAGGTACCCCGACTTCCCGAACGCCACCGGCGACCCCACTCGTCCGGCGGAGATATTCGGCCAATAA
- a CDS encoding response regulator has product MDFKRLLLVDDEEGVRRFLGLSLMDMGYEVETASNGREALDIFDSFRPHIVFTDIKMPVMDGIDLLKAIKERSPDTEVVMITGHGDMDLAIESLKFDASDFITKPINNDVLEISLERARERYNMKLQLREYTENLEKLVEEKTNRIVELERQNAACQVVQGLSSALSDAAQEVETGYGVFNELPCLVSIHNRYLEIVAHNRLFEERLGNQVGNNSFDIYSDRTSPGNACPVQRTFQTGKGQRSKENFLGKDGEEIPVTVYTAPLPNKDGEIELVLDISVDMTELKRLQDELLTTQYKYRRLFDEAPCYITVQDSDLKIVEANRLFKRDFGEVEGHFCFEAYKHRNEPCEGCLVDKTLLDGESRQRETVVTTLTGEQKHMLVQSAPLHDASGRVFQAMELSTDITEIRKLQDHLTSLGIMLGSMSHGVKGMLTSLDGGIYRLESGLKKGDRERVEAATRTLKAMIGRVKKMVLDILYYAKSRELETEAVDATAFLRDTADIAAARATAHNVEFVRDIPDGLGLLQADTAALAAALVNFLENGVDACESRKNGRLELSARRRDNGLVITVSDNGMGMDRETRDKIFTLFFSSKGKRGTGIGLFISNQTIEQHGGSIRVESSPEEGSTFIITLPDRTGR; this is encoded by the coding sequence ATGGATTTCAAACGACTGTTGCTCGTGGATGACGAGGAAGGCGTCCGCCGTTTCCTCGGCCTCTCATTGATGGATATGGGCTACGAGGTTGAGACCGCCTCCAACGGGCGGGAAGCCCTTGATATATTCGACTCCTTCCGGCCGCATATTGTCTTCACCGACATCAAGATGCCCGTCATGGACGGCATCGATCTCCTCAAGGCCATCAAGGAACGCTCCCCTGACACCGAAGTCGTCATGATAACCGGCCACGGCGACATGGACCTGGCCATCGAGTCCCTCAAGTTCGACGCCTCGGACTTCATCACCAAGCCCATCAACAACGACGTTCTGGAAATATCCCTGGAACGCGCCCGTGAACGGTACAACATGAAGCTCCAGCTTCGCGAGTACACCGAGAACCTGGAAAAACTCGTCGAGGAGAAGACCAACAGGATCGTGGAACTGGAGCGGCAGAATGCCGCCTGCCAGGTGGTCCAGGGACTGTCCTCGGCCCTGTCCGACGCCGCCCAGGAGGTGGAGACCGGCTACGGAGTGTTCAACGAACTGCCCTGCCTGGTGTCCATCCACAACCGCTACCTTGAGATCGTGGCCCACAACCGGCTCTTCGAGGAACGCCTCGGCAACCAGGTGGGCAACAACAGTTTCGACATCTATTCCGACCGCACCTCGCCGGGCAACGCCTGCCCGGTGCAGCGCACCTTCCAGACCGGCAAGGGCCAGCGGAGCAAGGAAAATTTTCTGGGCAAGGACGGCGAAGAGATTCCGGTCACGGTCTATACCGCTCCCCTGCCGAACAAGGACGGAGAAATCGAGCTTGTCCTGGACATATCCGTGGACATGACCGAACTCAAGCGGCTCCAGGACGAACTGCTGACCACGCAGTACAAGTACCGCCGCCTGTTCGACGAAGCGCCCTGCTACATCACCGTGCAGGACTCGGACCTGAAAATCGTCGAGGCCAACCGCCTTTTCAAGCGGGACTTCGGCGAAGTCGAAGGGCATTTCTGCTTCGAAGCGTACAAGCACCGCAACGAGCCGTGCGAGGGATGCCTGGTGGACAAGACCCTGCTGGACGGCGAGTCCCGACAGCGTGAAACCGTGGTAACCACCCTGACCGGCGAGCAGAAGCACATGCTCGTCCAGTCCGCCCCCCTGCACGACGCCTCGGGCCGGGTGTTCCAGGCCATGGAACTGTCCACGGACATCACCGAAATCCGCAAGCTCCAGGACCACCTGACCTCGCTGGGCATCATGCTCGGCTCCATGTCGCACGGCGTAAAGGGGATGCTGACCTCGTTGGACGGCGGCATCTACCGCCTGGAATCCGGCCTGAAAAAGGGCGACCGGGAGCGGGTTGAAGCCGCCACCAGAACGCTCAAGGCCATGATCGGCCGGGTCAAGAAGATGGTCCTGGACATCCTCTATTACGCCAAGTCCAGGGAGCTAGAAACCGAGGCCGTGGACGCCACGGCGTTCCTCCGGGACACCGCCGATATCGCCGCGGCCCGGGCAACGGCCCACAACGTGGAGTTCGTCCGCGACATCCCGGACGGCCTGGGACTCCTGCAGGCCGACACCGCGGCCCTGGCCGCCGCCCTGGTCAACTTCCTGGAGAACGGCGTGGACGCCTGTGAGAGCCGGAAAAACGGACGCCTGGAGCTGTCCGCCCGGCGCAGGGACAACGGGCTGGTCATCACCGTGTCGGACAACGGCATGGGCATGGACCGGGAGACCAGGGACAAGATATTCACCCTGTTCTTCTCGTCCAAGGGCAAGCGCGGCACCGGCATCGGGCTGTTCATCTCGAACCAGACCATCGAGCAGCACGGCGGGTCCATCCGCGTGGAGTCCTCTCCCGAGGAGGGATCAACCTTCATCATCACCCTGCCGGACCGCACCGGGCGGTAG
- a CDS encoding NapC/NirT family cytochrome c produces the protein MERKTKSILLVFFGILIAFPLFSMTYYTMVRTSTPEFCGSCHEIRPAVMAWKSSTHVNNAQGFVADCMDCHLPAPHDTVDFFFTKTMHGAKDVLAHFTGGAETYDRAVMRERIWATMKNDQCMKCHRNILHMPGKRGAMLAHRKVLYAGNGEEYRCTDCHRDLVHNDRQFFEYKQFSAPYRANGLPNLGI, from the coding sequence ATGGAACGAAAAACAAAATCGATCCTATTGGTCTTTTTCGGCATTCTGATCGCCTTTCCGCTCTTCAGCATGACTTACTACACCATGGTCAGGACTTCGACCCCGGAGTTCTGTGGGAGCTGTCATGAAATCCGCCCGGCCGTCATGGCCTGGAAAAGCTCGACGCACGTGAACAACGCCCAGGGGTTCGTGGCCGACTGCATGGACTGCCACCTGCCCGCCCCGCACGATACCGTCGACTTCTTCTTCACCAAGACAATGCACGGCGCCAAGGATGTGCTCGCCCACTTCACAGGCGGAGCCGAGACCTATGACAGAGCGGTCATGCGGGAAAGGATCTGGGCCACGATGAAGAACGACCAGTGCATGAAGTGCCACCGAAACATCCTGCACATGCCGGGCAAGCGCGGGGCCATGCTGGCCCACCGCAAGGTGCTCTATGCAGGAAACGGCGAGGAGTACCGCTGCACGGACTGTCACCGGGACCTGGTCCACAACGACAGGCAGTTCTTCGAGTACAAGCAGTTCAGCGCCCCCTACCGGGCGAACGGACTGCCCAATCTGGGTATCTAG
- a CDS encoding FAD-dependent oxidoreductase encodes MPLTRKHDHDWFLPEDVRKQLTETFKALKETVSLELFIQSGVNDEFSDYTEKFCADLARLDDRITFEKHDLASDRAKALGVTASPTLCVNPDDYHIRFLGAPLGEEGKSFITAVMLVSLRANGLSEASLALLEPLDGERLAQVFVSPSCPYCPGQVMHAIKCAIARPGQIKAECVEMSENPALTEEYGVGSVPHTIFNQGGHEALGLMPEERFVVELVHLKSAEELLKEDALPGVEGMQTASGYGTIDPGEVDLVIIGAGPAGLTAGIYAVRAGLKAVVLEKSIIGGQVALTPVVENYPGFTAVPGKQLMDIMSEHARRYVPVHEGEGVESIRMGDPAKDEPIVVTTARGTYPAKAVILATGASYRKLGVPGEETYFGRGVNYCASCDGYLYKEKTVAIVGGGNTALTDALHLKNLGANVTIIHRRDEFRAQKPLIESVERENIPVIWNTVVEEIKGDGRKASSLKLRNATTRAETELPVDGVFMAIGQKAATELAQAMGVALGENGFVQAGADMRTNIPRVYAAGDLTGGLQQIVTAIGEGSIAAMSAFEDISHPYWKE; translated from the coding sequence ATGCCCCTCACCAGAAAACACGACCACGACTGGTTTCTACCCGAAGACGTCCGCAAGCAACTTACCGAGACCTTCAAGGCCCTCAAGGAGACCGTTTCCCTGGAGCTGTTCATTCAGTCCGGCGTCAACGACGAGTTCTCCGACTACACCGAAAAGTTCTGCGCCGACCTGGCTCGGCTCGACGACAGGATAACCTTTGAAAAACACGACCTCGCCTCCGACCGGGCAAAGGCGCTGGGCGTAACCGCCTCACCCACTCTTTGCGTCAACCCGGACGACTACCACATCCGTTTTCTGGGCGCGCCGCTGGGCGAAGAAGGCAAGTCCTTCATCACCGCCGTCATGCTCGTTTCCCTCCGCGCGAACGGCCTGTCCGAAGCGTCCCTCGCCCTCCTTGAACCCCTGGACGGCGAACGCCTGGCCCAGGTGTTCGTCTCGCCCTCCTGCCCCTACTGCCCTGGGCAGGTCATGCACGCCATCAAATGCGCCATCGCCCGGCCCGGCCAAATCAAGGCCGAATGCGTGGAGATGAGCGAAAACCCCGCCCTGACCGAGGAATACGGCGTCGGCTCCGTGCCGCACACCATCTTCAACCAAGGCGGGCACGAGGCCCTCGGCCTCATGCCCGAGGAACGGTTCGTGGTCGAGCTGGTTCACCTCAAGTCCGCGGAGGAACTGCTCAAGGAAGACGCTCTCCCCGGCGTGGAAGGGATGCAAACGGCCTCCGGCTACGGAACCATAGACCCCGGCGAGGTGGACCTGGTCATTATCGGCGCGGGTCCGGCCGGACTGACCGCTGGCATCTACGCCGTACGCGCCGGACTCAAGGCCGTGGTCCTCGAAAAGAGCATCATCGGCGGCCAGGTGGCCCTGACCCCTGTGGTGGAGAACTACCCAGGCTTCACGGCGGTGCCTGGCAAGCAGCTCATGGACATCATGAGCGAGCACGCCCGCCGCTATGTGCCCGTACACGAAGGCGAAGGCGTGGAGTCGATCAGGATGGGCGACCCGGCCAAGGACGAGCCCATCGTCGTGACCACCGCCCGCGGGACGTATCCGGCCAAGGCCGTCATCCTGGCCACGGGCGCGAGCTACCGCAAGCTCGGCGTGCCCGGCGAGGAAACCTACTTCGGGCGCGGGGTCAACTACTGCGCCTCGTGCGACGGCTACCTCTACAAAGAAAAGACCGTGGCCATTGTGGGCGGCGGCAACACGGCCCTGACCGACGCCCTGCACCTCAAGAACCTCGGCGCGAACGTGACCATCATCCACCGCCGGGACGAATTCCGCGCCCAAAAGCCCCTGATCGAATCCGTGGAACGCGAAAACATCCCGGTCATCTGGAACACCGTGGTCGAGGAAATCAAGGGCGACGGCCGGAAGGCATCTTCCCTCAAGCTGCGCAACGCCACGACCCGTGCCGAGACCGAACTGCCGGTGGACGGCGTGTTCATGGCCATCGGTCAGAAGGCCGCCACCGAACTGGCGCAGGCCATGGGCGTGGCCCTCGGCGAAAACGGCTTTGTCCAGGCCGGGGCGGACATGCGCACCAACATCCCGCGCGTCTACGCCGCGGGCGACCTGACCGGCGGCCTGCAACAGATCGTCACCGCCATCGGTGAAGGATCCATCGCCGCCATGTCCGCCTTCGAAGACATCTCGCACCCCTACTGGAAAGAGTAG
- a CDS encoding diguanylate cyclase — translation MDEASLRKQLQEARLRIEELEKDLGNAAEATCEDRYRQVFESAPGGMAIITREGHILLANSEAKRFLGLPENNAEHNVEDFYVDVKDRKRLLTLLTRDRHIRNFPVPMRRRDGVLLWASMSARAIDYGAQQANLVSFTDITEHREALRRLELDEIRFEKLYALSEMTQRSESEILDFALNAITEVTGSAIGYIYRLDETQTILTLHAWAGDVMEQCEVTDVPKEYHVDEEGLWMEPIRLRKAVLVNDYLNNPCKRGLPEGHVPIRNHLGIPVIEDDRIVFLAGVSNKAENYTEDDVRHLDLIMKGTWRIIQRRRSRAELNAARAELEETVRRRTDRLQQVNRELAGLNLELMEKDREREHARMELMRYQRIIETTPDLISLIDNNYRYVIVNQSYTRIFGLSRDAIVGQPVGILFGSLAFEEQFRPAIDRALKGETLTEATWLHLPDKGERYMSITYQPVRVEGDSTQYVSFEARDMTDLKRSEEDLKAIAERLDLATDAAHLGIWEWDLRTDDLLWDHKMFDLYQVPPMPSCELFHFWRSCLHPDDLAATEQQMARSIETKEPLYLEFRIIRPDGETRHIRLEGLVQVDDKEMPIRLIGISMDVTEQRNMEDELRTLASTDPLTGASNRRQFMSRLGEEFERCKRYNTSLVLLSLDIDHFKRINDTYGHPSGDDVLKELVSLCMSTLRTTDLFGRVGGEEFQAALTQTRIGAGQNTAERLRRRVERCKVETHGQTITFTISIGVTALRPDDESIEELLKRADEALYQAKRTGRNRIVIL, via the coding sequence ATGGACGAGGCATCCCTACGCAAGCAGCTTCAGGAAGCTCGGCTACGCATCGAGGAACTCGAAAAAGACCTTGGGAACGCCGCCGAGGCGACCTGCGAAGACCGCTACCGGCAGGTCTTCGAAAGTGCTCCCGGCGGCATGGCCATCATCACCAGGGAGGGACACATCCTCCTGGCCAACTCCGAGGCCAAGCGGTTTCTCGGTCTGCCCGAAAACAATGCGGAGCATAACGTCGAGGACTTCTACGTCGACGTGAAAGACCGCAAGCGGCTCCTGACGCTGCTGACGAGAGACCGGCACATCCGCAATTTCCCCGTCCCCATGCGCCGCCGTGACGGCGTCCTGCTTTGGGCCAGCATGTCGGCGCGGGCCATCGACTACGGCGCGCAACAGGCCAACCTCGTTTCCTTCACCGACATAACCGAGCACCGCGAAGCCCTGCGGCGGCTGGAGCTGGATGAAATCCGCTTCGAAAAGCTCTACGCCCTCTCCGAGATGACCCAACGCTCCGAGAGCGAAATCCTCGACTTCGCCCTGAACGCCATCACCGAGGTAACGGGCAGCGCCATCGGCTATATCTATCGGCTCGACGAGACCCAGACCATACTGACGCTCCACGCCTGGGCCGGAGACGTCATGGAGCAATGCGAAGTCACGGATGTCCCCAAGGAATACCACGTCGACGAAGAGGGCCTCTGGATGGAGCCCATCCGCCTCCGCAAGGCGGTCCTGGTCAACGACTACCTGAACAACCCTTGCAAGCGGGGGCTTCCCGAGGGACACGTCCCCATCAGAAACCACCTGGGCATTCCAGTGATCGAAGACGACCGCATCGTCTTCCTGGCCGGTGTGAGCAACAAGGCGGAAAACTACACCGAGGACGACGTCCGCCATCTGGACCTGATAATGAAGGGCACCTGGCGCATCATCCAGCGGAGGCGGTCCCGGGCCGAACTCAACGCGGCCCGCGCCGAGCTGGAGGAAACGGTCCGGCGGCGCACGGACAGGCTGCAACAGGTCAACAGGGAACTGGCCGGACTCAACCTGGAGCTGATGGAAAAGGATCGCGAGCGTGAGCACGCCCGCATGGAGCTGATGCGCTACCAGAGGATCATCGAGACCACTCCGGACCTCATTTCCCTCATCGACAACAACTACCGCTACGTCATCGTCAACCAATCGTATACCCGGATTTTCGGGCTCTCGCGGGACGCCATCGTGGGCCAGCCCGTGGGCATCCTCTTCGGCTCCCTGGCCTTTGAGGAACAGTTCCGGCCCGCCATCGACCGCGCCCTGAAAGGCGAGACCCTGACCGAAGCCACCTGGCTCCATCTCCCGGACAAGGGCGAACGATACATGTCCATCACCTACCAGCCCGTCCGGGTCGAAGGCGACTCCACGCAATACGTCTCCTTCGAAGCGCGGGACATGACCGACCTCAAGCGAAGCGAGGAGGACCTCAAGGCCATCGCCGAACGCCTTGACCTGGCCACCGACGCGGCCCACCTCGGCATCTGGGAATGGGACCTGCGCACCGACGACCTGCTCTGGGACCACAAGATGTTCGACCTCTACCAGGTGCCCCCCATGCCGTCCTGCGAGCTGTTCCATTTCTGGAGAAGCTGCCTCCATCCCGACGACCTCGCCGCCACCGAGCAGCAGATGGCGCGGTCCATCGAGACAAAGGAACCCCTCTACCTGGAATTCCGGATCATCCGCCCGGACGGCGAGACCCGGCATATCCGCCTCGAAGGGCTGGTCCAGGTGGACGACAAGGAGATGCCCATCCGGCTCATCGGCATCAGCATGGACGTCACCGAACAGCGCAACATGGAAGACGAGCTGCGCACCCTGGCCTCCACCGATCCCCTGACCGGCGCAAGCAACCGCCGCCAATTCATGTCCCGGCTGGGCGAGGAATTCGAGCGGTGCAAGCGGTACAACACCTCGCTGGTCCTCCTCTCCCTGGACATCGACCACTTCAAGCGCATCAACGATACCTACGGCCACCCCTCCGGGGACGACGTGCTCAAGGAGCTGGTCTCCCTGTGCATGTCCACCCTGCGTACCACCGACCTCTTCGGCCGCGTTGGGGGCGAGGAGTTCCAGGCCGCCCTGACCCAGACCCGCATCGGCGCGGGGCAGAACACCGCCGAACGGCTGCGCCGCCGCGTGGAACGATGCAAGGTCGAAACCCACGGCCAGACCATAACTTTCACCATCAGCATCGGCGTAACCGCCCTGCGCCCGGACGACGAGTCCATCGAAGAGCTGCTCAAGCGCGCCGACGAGGCCCTCTACCAGGCCAAGCGCACCGGCAGAAACCGAATCGTGATCCTTTGA